tttatacaaaaaggcctgtttcagggaccacagaATGGATCAACAATTTTAAGCTGTTCTGTAGAAATGGAGGTTgctcaagccttggcagttgcaACTAATACCTAAtccataaaaacagtgttcggaacacactgtggtgctataccctcgtgaacatcagttgaacaacATTATACTGGAGTAAGTACAATAAGTAATTTGTtcctacaaaaatggcaagaaaaaagggaattaacaatggaagatcGATATGATTTGCGATACATGGTTAACGATAATATTcaaaatctccgttgggcatctctgcgtgatgtttgcatgttctccccgtgcgtgggctttctccaggtactccagcttcctcccacattccaaaaacatgcatgattaGCGACGgtaaattgtccatactgtaggtgtgaatgtttgtttctctatatgagccctgcgattgaccagattgattggcgaccagtccagggtgtaccccccctctcgcccgaagtcagctgatataggctccagcatacgcacgaccctagtgaggataagcggcatagaagatggatggatgtttcaccGTAACGATAATATCTCaatagggtgaaacaaaaacaaaaagaaattcatagtttatattttgcagagTACAGCTATATTGCATATATATAGCTGTGGTAATTTGTCCTTTAATAGAGGCATAATGACTAAGAGTGgaagcaaatattttttgacccTTTGACAAGCTATTGGTAGCTCCTGAGCTACTGGTAGACACCTGGCTTAGCCTGTTGCTCTAATGCCAACGCTAATGTTGTTGTGGTTCCTTATTACATTTGTAGACAGTATAACAAGGCACACCCAGTGATATATGCTGTCAGGACAGCCTTTAACTCACCAGAGATGTATTGAGCTGCAAAtactgttgttgtgttttggaCCATTTTAAAAGCAAGGTTTCTCCTCAGCTGCTGTTATTTCTTTGACTCATCTGCACGTTTGTCGTGTCAGCTGTATGTTGTATTTTCATGAATACACTTCTTACCTATTGCAAGTCCTTATCCAGCTTTGTTTCATCCATCCATACGATGAAAGACGaagtgagtccacacttttgattttAAGCTGCTCGCGTCCTCCATCGTGCCGTTGTTTGACTTTCCTTCTTCTGTGACGGAATTTTCGCCAATCTTTGTGCCGCTCTGATGAGGAACACTTTCTGGATTGCATGTAAAATGGTGTCTCAACTCACTGAGGAGGAACGGTGAAAGCCattatttgaatatatattcaattatatatatagccattattcaaatatatatatttgaataataaaaaaaatcaatacacaGCGAGAGCGTATCGATAATCCATCGTGCATTGCGATAGTTTGTTATATAGTCACACCCCGAGTCCTGAGCCCAATTTTAGTAATTTTCCAGTTTAGTACTTGCCAATAATTTGACCCATCTGACATCTTTTTCATGTCGTCTTTTCATATGGTTGTTAAACAAATGAGAAGCTATTCATTACGTAGCCAAGCAGTGTATTATCTAGTGTGCAGAGTGTTCACTGTAGAAGCCGGTATACACTTCGAAGATACATCAGATGTTCTATCAGCCGACTGATGACTGAAGTGCATACGTCTCTGTGTATACCTCCTACATCTGTATGAAAGGCTGAGTAAATAAGAGTGTGAAGCACAAGTCATTATTGCTGAGGCTGCTCTGAGTGCGCACATCATAAATCTATCCCGCTATGTATCCATCTATCATTTTAATGGCTCCAAGTCTTTGCATGGAGAGATGAAACGGGAGTCAATGTGTGAAGCCATGTCATTGCTGTTGGCACCCTAAAATTCATCTTGACTAGTTGTGCAGCCACATTCACACAAATGCACTCTTTGTTTCCCCCTTCCTCTGTTTTTGAAGACAGCCATGAAAATACTTGTTTCAACCAATTAAAACCATTTTACTTTCCTGTTTGACAAATTTTCCTCTCTTCGTCAACATGGCTGTCAAGCACTGATTAATCAATGGCAAGCTTTCAGGGATGGCAAGCGTAAACAAGGCTGTCGCTTTCTGACTCTGCCGGCAGACTTTGTTTTGTCTGACAACTTTCTCATGCTTGCATACATTATTGATTTTTGGCACTCTGTTTGCAGTTGTGCAGAATGCTAATGGTTCTGTTGTATTTATAGCCAACATTTGGGCCAGCCATTGACTTTGTCCATGTTGATGATATGTTGCATTGTCTTGTGGTCGGGTTCGGGATTTTTGTGCTCCAGCTTCCATTACTTTATGTGGGCGCTTCTGTCTTTGGTTTTCAAAGTCAAGATGCAAACGTAATTGATGCTGCAAACCGCGATGAAGAGGACCGTGCACCAACATGACTATCGGGGCCCTGGGAAGTACTGAAGTATGTACTGAAGGGAAATTAAGCCTTTGGAGTGATGATTTGATACATTTGTGTCAGTAAATGAAACTGTTTATCATGAAATTACAGTGTAACTGTTTAACATGAAAATGGGtatcttatacagtattttgggtCTAGGGATGTATACATTTTAACCAGCAGGTGAGGCAAAACGACTTCTCCACAAGCTCGTCAGagctcctgtcactcacacaagtGACCTGGACAAATGTAGCCGCAACACAAGTTGCAGGGATCATGATACTAATTTTAAGATAAGGGTAAAGCAGAGTAATCAAACAACTGTTGAACAGACTAGAAATATGTTTTCATATtctctttcatttttattgcaatttgttattgtttcactaatatttaataaatatttgaaaaggTTAATTTAGTCTGTCTTTAATTTTATCTTAACAAAGTTTTTCAAGTTTTCCgttcgattccggttcctaaagATTCTCGATTCcaatgcttttaaaaggcagggtcataaaagtttgcatagtttaaatgagggtgctaactAGAATTATTTTTGGATTAAATTTCTGAAATTCTCCATAAGTTGTTTAATGTGACCTTTTTATTGTCTTTACTACGAATTTCTTACCgagctattttcaaccagtatataaatatcaaattaTCCAACTtaagaatataaatgttatgaagtctCTTTTTACAAGactacactttcacaaaagatgtttacttttgaaaagtagtatactttgtttgctgcctcaatgttggtgtaagcttttttttttattatacccttattttgtttacactaaGTAAACAggggtgctcttattttgaaggccggaagtgtgttgtttgagttgagaaggtcccttgactgttgctaacagataCAGACTGTGCAAATGGTAAACAGCCTAGCTGTAGTTCCGGTCCTTTGTTTACACCAAACATCAGCTAGTATCCTGAAACCCTCAGTTCCATTGGCATGAGGCAGACGTCATTTATAGACTATTTTTCCTAGTCAGCGAAGTGGGCATCGAAACTgggaatcgaaataaaaacatttgaacggaCCGAATGCTTGAAAGCATTGCAGAGTGTTTAATTATTCCTCTGGGGAGTTTTTCTTGGGTCCGGTCAAGGTTATAGTGACAATTAAGTATCCCtgcttttaatgcatttttatgcaTCAACTGAAAGCAGCAGTCATTTTGAGCATGTGACTTttaaatatgtactgtagacacacacacacacacaataatcattttaagATCAAGGCCATGCAAGTTTGGAAGCATGTGTACCTTCTACCTGGAATCCTTGATGGCACAATGCTTTCTCAGCATTCAGTCCATATGGGTGTACCATCCTAATCCATTGGTCTTATTATAGCCTAATGACAATATTATATGAAAACCCTCATCTGTGGTATTGCCTTTTCAATAGAGAAGCATTTCTACCCAGTGATACAGTTCACTGTATTacagtgtgtttttaaaactgctttatttcatgtttatacAGGGTGTGTAGGCAGATTCATATTGATCCCCATAATGTCCCAGTTGGACATGTCTTTCTCTGGTCAATATCGATGGGTGATGGTGTCTTTGGTGGAGAAGGCCTTTTTTGTTTCCTGAACTGAGTGCTCATGGCATAGGACAGAGGTGTCATActatggcccgggggccatttgccgtccgcagctcattttttattagcttgcggcacattctagaaattagcagaaatagaaaaaaaaaaagaaaaaaggtgtaacaataagtgctaataataataatatgctgtaTCAAGTATAACACATGGTTTTGTCTTCAAAGACatataaatgtctttttttaggctttttacaaaataaaaaaatatcaaaatggcccccacatCTTCTGACTTTTCCATAGGCGGGCGTCGGGAGCgtgggaaaacgtttggacacccctggcataggAAATCATCACCAAGCCTTTGGAAGCTTTTTCCACAGGCAGCTTAGTGGTCCTTCCTTGGAGGTCTCCTTCCAGTAGGACCTCATCTGTGCCACTGTTAGTGGACAGAATAGCAGTGGTGATGTCAATGGTGCCCTGGTCTTCCTTAGGTACTTCCAACATTTTCTTTGTCCTGAGTCTGAGAGAGGccaagcaggaggaggagcatCGACAGACCGGCCACGGGACTAATCTTCAGTTCAGCTGTTGAGAGACTCTTTGGGTTCAGTCTCGGGTCTTGATACTCTACTGTACAGGTGTGGCTACAGGAGGATTATGGGCCAGGGTCCACATTGCTAATCTTAAATAAGCCTCTTAAGGGTGGACTCCACTAACAGTCCTTGTAGTTTAAcatggtatgttttttttttttttttttgtcactacaACCAAACAAGGTAGACGTGGTTCACTGCATTGaacaaatttgaacttttttgttaaaattggTTAAATGAATTTGTGCTGCACTGCTGTTGAAGTCCCTCCTCCTACACAGTGTGTACTGTAGTTGGCTGGCTTTTCAGGCACTGGTGATGCATCATTAGTTTAGAATGGAATAGATACAATAAATGTCACTGCTGATTGGTCATGATGTCACTCAGTGTGATTGATCATTACAAGGAGCTGCAAGGATCAACGTCAAGACCAAGCTTGTTTTAGTAGCACATACTGTAATTCATGGCACAaacatgttatttattattgaaaCTTGTCTCAAGGCTTGCACATTCATTGTCACTGTTTAGATTTCAGGCAGGTGGCAAACAGACATACACATCCCACTGCCAACATTTAGTTAGCttttaatactgtacatacagtggcTTACAACAATCCCTAAGAACACTCACTTGCAGAATTAGTCTGGTTTTCGCACACTGTACacatggttatggttatggtttatttcgaacatgcatgcagtttacattgaatgcttcatattacaattcacaattccacagcAGAGCTCATTTAATCCTTGCCCCTCTTTGTATCACATCCATAGCTCATACATATGTTCACTTCCTATGTACAACATGCattataataatacttataataatatttatttatgtatttatttatttatttatttatttatttatttatttttggtttgttttaaaTTAAAGAAAACGAAACACCAAAAagttattcctttttttccctgctGCTTTCTGAATCCACTCCCAGGTTTTGCTCTCCTGCCGACTGTCATTGAATGTACTTACATGGGTTCCCAATTCTAGTACTTTGTTGCGCAAGTCCTTGCAACTATGATATCATGATATCAATGATATTGAATGTAATTCTTCTAACTACATGGTTCAttctttgtgggttgtatcctccattttTCTTGGAGTCATGGTGATATGATTTTACAGTATTCAGTATTCATCCAGATCGTTGATATCTTTCACAACAAGCACTTCTGCTTCTCCTGGTCCTTCATTGAGCTTGATATAGATTTTGCTGTTGATGCTCCAAGTGTCTtttcctgcttcctcaagtctcatGCTTTCTTGGCGAAGTGTTTGCGTTTTATCAgctgctcattcatgtagacgtttgtagcTTTCAGCTTGTTTCCCCTGTTTCAGCGGTGCGCTTTTGAAATCTTTGTTGCTGAACTTAACAATTATGACGGGTGTGGTGTTGTTACTACAGTGGGATACAAGTATCGATGGTGTCaatgtctacatccacctcctttaaTTGTACGAAgttggcaatttgttgctttgttgaaggaacatccattTCACCTGGTTCCCCTCTGTTTTGGACTACCCTGATTTttgacctgggtgtaattcTGAGCTCTGTGAGGATCACATCGTTCCACACATGGTGTGGATTACACTTCCAAAAAATGTTCTAATTTTGGGTCACAGCTAGATTTTTGTACAGCTCTATTCTTCGTAATCCTGCCATCTGCACATTTATGACCAATCAGTAGCACAAACCGACCCAACATGCACAAATACGATCATTGATCATTGAACCTACAAGTATATGCATCTGATTAAATTGAGCTGTAGTTGAAATCCACTTAAACTCAACGCTGCTCCTGTCAGAGAATTATGTACTCCATTGcccatgtatttttgtactttacaaAGAATCAAGTGTTTCAGTCAGTcgcataaaatataaatactgttaaaaaaactgttaaaatatcaatactgtCTAGTCAATTCTTTGGccaatttgtggataaaatgaAAACAGGTGAAAAGGTAAATAGgtggaaagttgaaatggtttgGTAGGAGTGTCAATGATCATAAAGTTTCTTTAACATACGTAGAGAAAATCAAGACAAACTGTACAGTCGGCTCTCAGAATATCGCAGTTTGATTATCATCCCTCGCTATAGTGGCcgtttattgtgggcagtctaaggcacacctgtgcactaatcatggtgtctaatcagcatcttgatatggcacacctgtaaggtgggatggattaactcagcaaaggaaaagtgctcactatcacagatttagacagatttgtgaacaatatttgagagaaatggtgatattgtgtatgtggaaaaagtttttgatctatgagttcatctcataaacaATAGGAGCAAAAACataagtgttgcgtttatatttttgttgagtgtaattaatttcagaaattaattaattaattgattattattaattgattttttattgctgtttcgtggtcgaCTATgctttattagtcaaaacatattgaaatacaagtgatataaaatattatggtcaccaggtggcagtaatgacacaaaacatcgaTGAGGCATTACCTTACATGAAATTACCTTAACAGTGCATGAAGCCATGGCAGCCTCCCTGGGCCTCTGGTTGATATGAGCTTTAGCAACATAGAGGCCCTTAGTGTCGTAGACAACAGCATTGACGCTGTTGGGAATAACAGCTACGTGTGCCGATGGTGCAGGCCAAGCTGTGGAGGTTTGGTTGATGGAATGGCCTGAGGAGGGAGAAGGGCGCGTTTCTTTTTTGGGGATAGAATCCTTGATTTTGCCATGTCAGGAGTGAGGGGAACCATATTAAACCCTGATTTCACCAAGTTTTCCAGACGGTCTGAAAATCTCATGGGTGATGGTGGAGACAGCAACAGTAGTGAAGCATCTCCGGAGGGTGTAGATGCAACAGGTGGGTCCCAGGCCTGTGGTGAAGGTGAGGGAGGAGCTGCTGCATGTGAAACCGGCGGTCTGTATTCTGGAGGAGCGGCTCTGGTTGCTGTGGCTGGATCCTTGGGTGGAGAGGCAGGAGTTCTTCTCTCGCTCTTCTTCTCATCTCTCAGTGGCAGCACAGGATCTGGTGCAGGCCCATTGTAATGCCTTGAAGCATGGAGGAGGTTATTCATCCGTCCTCTCACTCCAACTCTGTTCAGATGTGGgccttttcctttaaaaagatCTTCTCTTTGCCAGAAAAGATTGAAATTCTCAATGAAGTGCAGTCCTCTGCAGTCACAGGCTTTGGACAGCCATGTGTTCAGCTGAAGCAGCCGGCTGAATTTGTTCATCCTCCTGTTGATGTTTGGTTCACTGATGAACGTTGGTATTGCCACTTTATCAAGACTCTCAAATAGTTcattcaagtatttttttttttaaggtttcatCCACTGCACCCACATGAAGCATCTGATGTTTCACCCCTTGGTGTTTTGCCAGTTCCTCGGGTGTTAGTTTTGTGATGTCAGAGACAGTGGCACTTGGATAGCTGGAAGTAGcaattttgtttatgtttatgttagaTATGGTTTATCAAATAAAAGACTACCATGTTATCTGTTCTCTACATGTCCCTCATCCCGATCCCAATCCCAATCAAATACTGTATGATTTAGTGGCGTATGAAGAGGCAATGACTAAATTTGCACTGATTTTATTGATTCATTAAGGACACTTTTGGCTAGAACAGATTTTAAATGAGTTAGGAACATGCTGCATTGGTCATCAAAAATGTCTTTCCCTTAACAATAACTTTGGCACTCAGGGTGTCACAAGTGTTAGCATCCGTAGAGCAGGTTGATCCTCATGATGTCCCAGTTGGACATGCCGTGCCTTTGGCCAATACGGACGTTGGATTTGGGGATCGGGGTGATGGTATCTTTCCCGTTGATGGAGAAGGCCGTTTTTTCATAGTGCATGACGGATGAGTAGTCATAAGGTGTGTTCAGGTTGTTGGTGTCCTGCTTGTAGAAGTTGAAGGCCATCTGTGGGTCAATATTCTCCCAGTTGATTCTGACATAGCTGTCACGGTCACTCCTGGTCTGCTCGTGCTGGAAGCCCAGAGCGTGGTTGATCTCATGCTGGATCACGGCGTGGTAGAGGCAGCCCTGACGGTTGATTGACAGCACCTGTCCACCTCCCTGTCTGCCCAGATCAGAGAAGCAACCGCCTTTGCTCTCAACGCTGATGTAGTCGTACTCATAGTGCCGGGGGACGAAGCGGATGCAGGTGCTGCCGTGGAACGACCTCATGGCTTTCTCAATTTTCTGTCTCTCAGAGCTGCTGAACTGAGCGCTGATGGCATAGGGGACCTTCACCAAGCCGTTGGAGGCTTTCTTCCACAAGCAGCTCTGAGACCAGCACTTCAAGGCATTTCTGGTTTTGGGAACCAGCATGTCTCCTTCCAGTAGGATCTCATCTGTGCCATTGTTGGTGGTCAGAATTGCGGTGGTGATGTCAACAGTGTCCTGGTCTCCCTCTGCTACTTCTTCACCATTTTCTTTGTGCTGCTGAGCCTGAGAGAGGCCAAGCAGGAGGAGCATCAGGAGGCTGGCAAAGAGACTCATATTCAGCGTAGTTCTTAGCTTAGTAGTGTTCTGCTGTTGAAGACTGATGTCCTGCTTGGTTCAGTCTGAGGTCTTTATACTCTGCTGTACAGGTGTGGCTACCGGAGGATTATGGGTTGGGGGAACATTGCTAGGCCTAAACAAACCTCTGAAGGGTGGACTCCACTGACAATCCCTTTACATCAACATGGTATGTTATCTCTTGTTACAACAGCTAAACAATGTAGACATGGTTCACTGTGTTGGACAAGTCATTGGTAAAATTTCTTAAATTATTTTGTGCTGTATTTCTGTTGAAGTCCCTACTTCTACACAGTCTGACTGCACTGTAATTGGCTGGCTTTTCAGTCACTGGTGATGCATCATTAGACTAGAATAGATACAGGATATGTCACTGCTGATTGGTCATGATGTCACTCAATGTGATTAATCATTACAAAGTGCTGCAAGGATGACCAGGCTTGTTTTGGTATTACATCATGCATGGCAAATacatgttatttattgtttttcctGTGTCTCAAGACTTACACTTCTTTTTTCACGGTTTaccatttatatataaatgtatatacactcctgaccaAAATCTTAAAAAGACCAgtggaaaaattgaaaaaatttaCATTGTGCACTGTTGTATCTTAAAATGTTGtaagttgagcttcaaaatgcaaaaagaagaaatgagtgtGAGACAATCAAAATttgagtaaacaatttattgcaaacaaccattaaactgaaataggctgttcatcagctgatcagaattttaagaccatagcaaaaagaaaaaaaaaaccctgagcAGCAGCAACTGAAATCAAACATTtgtaataacttgcaatgagtctcttacagcgctgtggaggaattttggcccactcatctttgcagaattgttgtaattcagccacattggagggttttccagcatgaagcgcctttttaaggtcattccAGGACTTTTGACTAGACAACTCCAaactcttcattttgtttttcttcagccattcagaggtggccTTGCTGGTGTATTGTGGATTATAGTTCTGCTGCACatcccaagttggtttcagcttgaggtcaccaacaaatggccggacattctccttcaggattttttggttgacaacagaattaatggttccatttatcacagcaagtcttccagatcctgaaacagcaaaacaaccccagaccatcacactaccaccaccatatttgactgttcgtatgatgttctttttctgaaatgtggcgttacttttgcaccagatgtaatgggacacacaccttccaaaaagttaaacttgtgtctcgtcagaccacatagtgttttcccaaaggtcttggggatcatcagccttaatgtttttttgttcagcagtggttttggtcttggaactctgccgtgcaggctgtttttgcccagtgtctttcttatggtggagtcatgaacactgaccttaacttagGCAAGAGAGGCCTGCAGGTGTTTGGATggtgttgtggggtcttttgtgacctcttggatgagtcgtggctgtgctcttttatatatatatatatatatatatatatatagtagggctgtcaaatgattattaCAAAAAACACTAGTGTCTTTAATAGTAGTAGAACATTCGAATCACGCTTTAAAcctttattatgagcaatgaggagccGTGTTCAAAAACAtcatgtaatttaaggtaaattattttttttctgtgtaatttccagcatacttaaatgtagcaaattgtacggCTGAATGAACCCTTTCGGCACCTTTAGGAGttttattcaagaaaatattcagttttgatgttactatttcaaacggttgtagcttgaaaatggttagagataaaggcatactgtaaatgagaaaaaatcatcagtatgacccaaagtttgtgatggaaATAAATtaactcatctaatttgcatatgatgacatcaccaggTTCAGAAATTGTCAtatccctgtctccacgatacccaacaggctcatcaaaatgactaatccacttgtgatactcttcctcatctctcacgcAAACACAGCCACGTCAtcatcatttacagcgggaacaccactgctgccgtCTCCGCTATTAGAAGTGTATTTCCTGCCGCATATTCCGACGTGACTGTCCCCtatttcctcctttttttttctttttacattcccgctaccccccCATCACCATAGCGGTGTTTTTGACTACCCGTGCTACACGCACCGTCTTTTAGGAGAAACATATGGATCCTCTCGGATGTCCCCTCCTGCGACCCTCAGAGAGATgctccaaaatgtgctgctttttggaCTGTCATCAAAACCGCTTCAAATCTGACAGATTGTGAGGGCATCTCCTGTTTTTCTCTTGCACAGCCCTCTTCAAATCTCCTCACAGATGTTGGATGGGATTCAGGTCTGGACTCTGGCTGGGCCATTCCAAAGCCTCAATCTTATTCCGCTGAAGCCATTCTTTTGTTGATTTAGATGTGTGCTTTGGGTCATTGTCTTGCTGAAAGATGAAGTTCCTCTTCATCTTCAGCTTTGTAAGAGAAGGCCAAACATTTTGTGCCAACACTGACTGGTATATGCAACTGTTCATAATTCCCTCCACCCTGACTAAGGCCCCAGTTccagctgaagaaaaacagccccaaagcatgatgctgccaccaaCATACTTTATTGTAGGTATGGTGTTATTTAGGTGAtgtgcagtgttgtttttgcGCCACACATACCATTTGGAATTATGTCCAAAACGTTCAACCTTTGTTTCATCAGACCATAACACATTTCCCCACATGCGTTTGGGATATTTCAGATGTCTTTTTGCAAAATTAAGCCGGGCTtggatgtttttatttgtaagaTAGGATTCCGTCTTGCCATCCTACCCTATAGcccagacatactgtatgaagaAGATGGGAGATTGTTGTCACGTGTACTACACAGCCAGTACTTTCCAGAAGCTCCTTCAGCGTTGCTCTCGGCCTCTTGGCAGCCTCCCTGATTAGTTTTCTTCTCGTCTTATCATCAATTTTGGACGGACATCCTGTTCTTGGTAATGTCACTGTTGTGCCATATTTTCTCCCCTTGATGATGACAGTCTTCACTGTGTTCCATGGTATATTTAATTTCTTGGAAATTCTTTTGTTGCCTTCAACTGACTGATATATTTGAATAATGAGATCCCTCTGATGCTTTGGAAGCTCTCAGCGGACCATTGCTTGTGCTGGAATATGTGGCTACAAAAATGTCAGGAGAAGTCTACCAGAACAGCTGAACTTTATTTGGGGTTGATCAGAGGCACTTTATTTGGCGA
Above is a genomic segment from Dunckerocampus dactyliophorus isolate RoL2022-P2 chromosome 1, RoL_Ddac_1.1, whole genome shotgun sequence containing:
- the LOC129178124 gene encoding high choriolytic enzyme 1-like — encoded protein: MSLFASLLMLLLLGLSQAQQHKENGEEVAEGDQDTVDITTAILTTNNGTDEILLEGDMLVPKTRNALKCWSQSCLWKKASNGLVKVPYAISAQFSSSERQKIEKAMRSFHGSTCIRFVPRHYEYDYISVESKGGCFSDLGRQGGGQVLSINRQGCLYHAVIQHEINHALGFQHEQTRSDRDSYVRINWENIDPQMAFNFYKQDTNNLNTPYDYSSVMHYEKTAFSINGKDTITPIPKSNVRIGQRHGMSNWDIMRINLLYGC